From the genome of Streptococcus marmotae, one region includes:
- a CDS encoding ROK family protein, whose protein sequence is MKNQVILELNESIVLKTIILSKNISRIELSKKTHLSKAAITTFCKQLLDKNLIIETGTGEGARKGGPKPIYLSFNPYCACSLSIEVGNHKLIGAISYLNGELIYSDKVLNTINSKNAIELLQQLLEKLIEKAPTTLYGIIGLTLAIHGVVSDNQIIFTPYSDLDQLSLQKKLQSLYSFPIWLENEANLVALGEYTYHFPVSHLVTISCHSGIGTGILLNGTIYQGYQNRAGEFGHTILYPNGILCPCGNHGCLEQYSSIKALLQQFQSHKQNPKLTLDDFIHYLAQQEPIAHQLMIDNAKNMAIGITNVTLLYNPQILILNNPIYRRFPQYLSTIKQHVTTRFLSDLEIALDHLGDYAATFGGLSYSTNQFLGITALRFPKNLTN, encoded by the coding sequence GTGAAAAATCAGGTAATTTTAGAACTAAATGAGTCAATTGTCCTAAAAACTATAATATTGAGCAAAAATATTTCTCGTATTGAACTTTCTAAAAAGACACATTTAAGTAAAGCAGCAATCACTACTTTCTGTAAGCAATTACTAGATAAAAATTTAATAATTGAAACAGGAACTGGAGAAGGAGCTAGAAAAGGAGGGCCCAAACCTATTTATCTTTCTTTTAACCCTTACTGTGCCTGCTCACTTTCGATTGAAGTAGGAAATCATAAGTTGATTGGAGCAATATCTTACTTAAATGGAGAGCTAATTTATTCAGATAAGGTCTTGAATACCATCAATTCAAAGAACGCAATTGAACTTTTACAACAATTATTGGAAAAATTAATAGAAAAAGCGCCTACTACTTTATATGGAATCATCGGATTAACCCTAGCCATCCATGGAGTTGTTTCAGATAATCAAATTATATTTACGCCATACTCCGATTTAGACCAACTCTCTCTTCAAAAAAAACTGCAATCCTTATATAGTTTTCCCATTTGGTTAGAAAACGAAGCTAACTTAGTAGCATTAGGAGAATACACTTACCATTTCCCTGTTAGTCATCTGGTTACAATCAGCTGCCATAGTGGTATTGGAACTGGAATTTTATTAAATGGAACTATTTACCAAGGCTACCAAAATCGAGCTGGAGAATTTGGACATACAATTCTCTATCCAAACGGTATTTTATGTCCATGTGGTAACCACGGTTGTTTAGAGCAATACTCTTCTATAAAAGCTCTACTCCAACAGTTTCAGTCACACAAGCAAAATCCCAAACTAACACTAGATGATTTCATCCATTATCTAGCACAACAAGAGCCCATAGCACATCAGTTGATGATTGATAACGCAAAAAATATGGCAATTGGAATTACCAATGTCACTCTTCTCTATAATCCTCAAATATTAATTTTAAATAATCCTATTTATAGACGTTTTCCTCAATACCTATCTACTATTAAGCAACATGTCACAACCCGATTTTTATCTGATTTAGAAATTGCTCTTGATCATTTAGGTGACTATGCTGCCACATTCGGTGGACTTAGTTACAGTACAAATCAATTTTTAGGAATTACTGCTTTACGTTTTCCAAAGAATCTTACCAATTAA
- a CDS encoding YtxH domain-containing protein, protein MVKKSSIFTSILLGAAGGAAAAAFLATKTGQVVKKKVLDFTKDYQENHEEINAEWIQKAQDLGQQAVDKYETVRDQLTSGELTVDDLVQSGKEKAQLVKAQSLEKFEHIKEKIAEQNLTTADLVESIKEKTQTLPSAEELEEELAVTTEDIEIDLPNLEEE, encoded by the coding sequence ATGGTTAAAAAATCTAGCATTTTCACAAGTATCCTTTTAGGTGCAGCAGGTGGTGCAGCAGCAGCAGCCTTTCTTGCAACAAAGACAGGTCAAGTAGTTAAGAAAAAAGTCCTTGATTTCACGAAGGATTACCAAGAGAATCATGAAGAAATCAATGCAGAATGGATTCAAAAAGCTCAAGATTTGGGGCAGCAAGCAGTTGACAAATACGAAACAGTCAGAGACCAATTGACTTCAGGTGAGTTGACAGTCGATGATTTGGTTCAGTCTGGAAAAGAAAAAGCGCAATTGGTGAAGGCGCAATCTCTTGAAAAATTTGAGCACATCAAGGAAAAAATTGCAGAACAAAATCTGACAACAGCTGACTTGGTTGAGTCTATTAAAGAAAAGACCCAAACCCTTCCTAGTGCAGAAGAGCTAGAAGAGGAATTGGCAGTCACAACAGAAGACATTGAGATTGACTTACCAAACCTAGAAGAAGAATAA
- a CDS encoding DUF948 domain-containing protein, whose amino-acid sequence MIELSVFIIAIALGAVAVYVILLLKKVSNVVDEAQHTLNVLTSDVNVTLYQTNELLAKTNVLVADVNGKVATLDPLFVAVADLSESVSDLNTSARGLTAKARTAGQHTVKAGGALAAVSKLSSILGKKGAKQHG is encoded by the coding sequence CTGATTGAATTATCTGTTTTTATTATCGCAATTGCCCTTGGAGCTGTTGCAGTATATGTTATCCTCTTGTTGAAAAAAGTATCCAATGTGGTTGATGAAGCACAACACACTTTGAATGTGTTAACGAGTGATGTTAATGTAACCCTTTACCAAACCAATGAATTGTTAGCTAAAACAAATGTTCTGGTTGCAGATGTAAACGGAAAAGTTGCTACTTTGGATCCACTCTTTGTAGCAGTTGCTGACTTGTCAGAGTCAGTATCAGACCTCAATACCTCTGCGCGTGGTCTAACAGCAAAAGCCCGCACCGCAGGCCAACATACGGTAAAGGCAGGAGGAGCCTTAGCAGCAGTTAGTAAATTATCTTCTATTTTAGGGAAGAAAGGAGCAAAACAACATGGTTAA
- the lgt gene encoding prolipoprotein diacylglyceryl transferase, with protein sequence MIDPVAVKLGPLEIRWYALCIITGLILAVFLASKEAPRKKILSDDIVDFILIAFPLAILGARIYYVAFSWDLYKDNLLSIFAIWEGGIAIYGGLLTGFLVLIFFTRHRFIEIWDFLDVVAPSVMIAQAIGRWGNFFNQEAYGASVSNLDYLPEFIRKQMYIDGSYRTPTFLYESLWNLFGFVLICVLRRRKKLLKQGEITLFYLVWYGVGRFVIEGMRTDSLMFLGLRVSQWLSALFVLLALILFFYRRRKDIPYYQI encoded by the coding sequence ATGATTGATCCAGTTGCAGTAAAATTAGGTCCGCTCGAAATTCGTTGGTATGCCTTGTGTATCATCACAGGTTTGATTCTTGCAGTCTTTCTTGCGTCTAAGGAAGCACCTCGTAAAAAAATTCTGTCAGATGATATTGTAGATTTTATCTTAATAGCCTTTCCGCTTGCAATTCTTGGTGCGAGGATTTATTATGTAGCCTTTTCTTGGGATTTATATAAGGACAATCTTCTTTCTATTTTTGCCATTTGGGAGGGAGGCATTGCCATTTATGGTGGTCTGTTGACGGGATTTCTCGTTCTAATCTTCTTTACACGCCATCGCTTCATTGAAATCTGGGATTTTCTTGATGTGGTAGCACCGTCTGTTATGATTGCACAGGCTATTGGTCGCTGGGGAAACTTTTTCAATCAAGAGGCCTATGGTGCAAGTGTTAGCAATCTTGATTATCTGCCAGAGTTTATTCGTAAGCAAATGTATATTGACGGAAGTTATCGAACGCCAACTTTCTTATATGAATCGCTTTGGAATCTGTTTGGTTTCGTTCTAATCTGTGTATTGCGGAGACGAAAAAAACTCCTCAAGCAGGGTGAAATTACCCTATTTTACCTAGTGTGGTACGGTGTCGGTCGTTTTGTCATTGAGGGGATGAGAACGGACAGTCTAATGTTCCTTGGCTTACGTGTTTCACAGTGGCTTTCTGCCTTATTCGTGCTGTTAGCACTAATCTTATTTTTCTATCGTCGTCGAAAAGACATTCCTTATTATCAGATCTAA
- the hprK gene encoding HPr(Ser) kinase/phosphatase, with the protein MAVFVKDLIDNVRVSSAYSTEILLEKEITTSDITRPGLEMTGYFDYYAPERIQLMGMKEWSYLMAMTSHNRYQVLRRMFQPETPVVIVARGLEIPEEMFQAAEEKGIAIFQSQSATSRLAGELSSYLDSRLAKRTSVHGVLMDIYGMGVLIQGDSGIGKSETGLELVKRGHRIVADDRVDVYAKDDVTLWGEPAEILRHLLEIRGVGIIDIMSLYGASAVKESSEVQLAIYLENYDTGKVFDRLGNSGDSIEIAGITIPQIRIPVKTGRNISVVIEAAAMNYRSKQMGFDATKEFEKRLGSLIASNKE; encoded by the coding sequence ATGGCAGTTTTTGTCAAAGATTTGATTGACAATGTGCGTGTGAGTAGCGCATATAGTACGGAAATCCTACTGGAAAAAGAGATTACCACATCTGATATTACTCGTCCTGGTCTTGAGATGACAGGCTATTTTGACTATTATGCGCCAGAGCGTATTCAGCTAATGGGGATGAAAGAATGGTCCTATTTAATGGCCATGACCTCTCATAATCGTTATCAAGTTTTACGGAGAATGTTTCAGCCTGAGACTCCAGTGGTGATTGTAGCGCGTGGTTTGGAAATTCCAGAAGAAATGTTTCAAGCAGCTGAGGAAAAAGGGATTGCTATTTTCCAAAGCCAGTCTGCTACAAGTCGTTTGGCAGGGGAATTATCTTCTTACTTAGATTCACGCCTTGCAAAACGGACCAGTGTCCATGGTGTTCTCATGGATATCTATGGCATGGGTGTTCTGATTCAGGGAGATTCTGGAATTGGGAAAAGTGAAACTGGTCTTGAATTGGTTAAACGTGGTCACCGTATCGTCGCAGATGATCGAGTAGATGTTTATGCCAAGGATGATGTTACTCTCTGGGGGGAACCAGCTGAGATTCTACGGCACCTACTGGAAATCCGAGGTGTTGGCATTATTGATATTATGAGTCTGTACGGTGCGAGTGCGGTCAAGGAATCATCAGAAGTGCAACTTGCCATTTACCTTGAAAATTATGACACAGGTAAGGTCTTTGACCGCTTGGGAAATAGCGGTGATTCGATTGAGATTGCAGGAATTACGATTCCTCAGATTCGAATCCCAGTTAAGACAGGGCGTAATATTTCTGTCGTGATTGAAGCAGCAGCTATGAACTATCGTTCCAAACAAATGGGCTTTGATGCGACTAAGGAATTTGAAAAACGGCTCGGTAGCCTCATTGCAAGCAATAAGGAGTAG
- a CDS encoding PspC domain-containing protein, with product MPFGFYKQRTNKLITGVLAGIADRFRLDLSITRIVFFIICLVGRLGLLAIAVYILAAVLLPFKEDVYADRYGTGPRKIKDAEKIQRHKW from the coding sequence ATGCCATTCGGATTTTATAAGCAACGAACGAATAAACTGATAACAGGTGTTTTAGCAGGTATAGCAGATCGTTTTCGATTAGATCTTAGCATTACTCGGATTGTCTTTTTCATCATCTGTTTAGTTGGACGTTTGGGCTTGTTAGCTATTGCAGTCTATATTCTAGCAGCTGTTTTACTTCCCTTTAAGGAAGATGTTTATGCAGACCGCTATGGTACAGGACCTAGAAAAATAAAGGATGCTGAAAAAATTCAGAGACACAAGTGGTAG
- a CDS encoding SprT family protein has protein sequence MNLTEYIQQVSREDFGKEFRHQAHWNHRLKTTGGRFFPKDGHLDFNPRYYEADKDLFRKIVRHELCHYHLYFEQKGYRHKDRDFKELLQAVDGVRYAPQLASPAQTPYLYRCQQCGQVYPRKRRVNTANYRCGKCRGFLTVVDERNQSLG, from the coding sequence ATGAATCTCACTGAGTATATTCAGCAGGTGTCACGTGAGGATTTTGGAAAAGAATTCCGACATCAAGCCCATTGGAATCATCGTTTGAAAACAACAGGTGGACGGTTCTTTCCCAAGGACGGACATTTGGACTTCAATCCTCGCTACTATGAAGCAGACAAGGACTTGTTTCGCAAGATTGTCCGCCACGAACTCTGCCATTATCATCTGTATTTTGAGCAAAAAGGCTATCGCCACAAGGACAGGGATTTCAAGGAATTGTTACAGGCAGTAGACGGAGTACGCTATGCACCGCAACTAGCATCTCCCGCGCAAACTCCCTATCTCTACCGCTGCCAGCAGTGTGGTCAAGTCTACCCACGAAAGCGGCGCGTGAACACAGCAAACTACCGTTGCGGTAAGTGCCGTGGCTTCCTGACAGTAGTTGATGAAAGAAATCAGTCCTTGGGCTGA
- a CDS encoding Tex family protein, with translation MEEKYLKIAQDLGVNIKQIETVLTLTAEGNTIPFIARYRKEMTGNLDEVVIKSIIDLDKSLTALAERKATVLSKIEEQGKLTDGLRQAIEEAEKLADVEELYLPYKEKRRTKATIAREAGLFPLARLILQNVADLETQAATFICQGFETAEDCLAGAVDILVEAISEDVKLRAWTYHEVLHHSILQSQLKDQESDEKQVFQMYYEFSETVANMQGYRTLALNRGEKLGALKVSFEHNLEKILRFFEVRFPQKNSYITEAISQAVKKKILPAMERRIRTELTETAEEGAILLFSENLRNLLLMPPLKGKMVLGFDPAFRTGAKLAVVDQTGKLLTTQVIYPVKPASQAQIAQAKEELAGLIGQYGIEIIAIGNGTASRESESFVAEVLQQFPAVRYVIVNESGASVYSASELARHEFPDLTVEKRSAISIARRLQDPLAELVKIDPKSIGVGQYQHDVNQKKLSESLDFVVDTVVNQVGVNINTASPALLAHVAGLNKTISENIVKYREENGALTSRAELKKVPRLGDKAFEQAAGFLRIPEASNFLDNTGVHPESYPAVQKLFDLLDIEQLDETAQEKLKAVQLREMAEELGLGKETLKDILADLLKPGRDLRDDFAAPVLRQDVLDFKDLEIGQKLEGVVRNVVDFGAFVDIGIHEDGLIHISNMSKNFIKHPSQVVSVGDLVTVWVYKLDTVREKVNLSLVPPHESH, from the coding sequence ATGGAAGAAAAATATTTGAAAATCGCCCAGGATTTGGGTGTCAACATAAAGCAAATTGAAACCGTTTTGACCTTGACAGCGGAAGGCAATACCATTCCCTTTATCGCTCGTTATCGTAAGGAAATGACAGGGAATTTAGATGAGGTTGTGATTAAGTCTATTATTGACTTGGATAAATCCTTAACAGCTTTGGCAGAACGAAAAGCCACCGTTTTGTCTAAGATTGAAGAGCAAGGTAAATTGACGGATGGACTGCGTCAGGCGATTGAAGAAGCTGAAAAATTAGCCGATGTGGAAGAGCTCTACTTGCCATACAAGGAAAAGCGCAGAACAAAGGCAACGATTGCCCGAGAAGCAGGTCTTTTTCCTCTGGCACGTCTTATTTTACAAAATGTTGCAGATTTGGAAACACAAGCAGCAACTTTTATCTGCCAAGGATTTGAAACAGCAGAAGATTGTCTCGCTGGTGCGGTAGATATTTTGGTGGAGGCTATTTCAGAAGATGTGAAATTACGCGCTTGGACCTACCATGAAGTCTTGCACCATTCTATTTTACAATCGCAATTAAAAGATCAAGAATCGGACGAAAAGCAAGTCTTTCAGATGTATTATGAGTTTTCTGAAACAGTTGCGAATATGCAAGGTTATCGGACCTTAGCCCTCAATCGTGGCGAAAAATTAGGTGCCTTAAAGGTCTCCTTTGAGCATAATCTTGAGAAAATTCTGCGGTTCTTTGAAGTTCGTTTTCCTCAGAAAAATAGCTACATTACAGAAGCAATCAGCCAGGCAGTTAAGAAGAAAATCTTACCAGCCATGGAGCGTCGTATTCGGACTGAATTGACTGAAACAGCAGAAGAAGGAGCGATTCTCCTCTTTTCAGAGAACCTTCGTAATCTACTATTGATGCCACCATTAAAAGGAAAAATGGTATTGGGCTTTGACCCAGCCTTTCGTACAGGTGCTAAGCTAGCAGTGGTGGATCAGACCGGAAAACTCTTGACAACACAGGTCATTTATCCTGTGAAGCCAGCTTCACAGGCACAGATTGCACAGGCAAAAGAAGAACTGGCAGGCCTGATTGGCCAATATGGTATTGAAATCATTGCCATTGGAAATGGAACAGCTAGTCGTGAGTCTGAAAGTTTTGTCGCAGAAGTCTTGCAACAATTTCCAGCTGTTCGCTATGTGATTGTCAATGAAAGCGGGGCATCAGTTTATTCTGCTTCTGAATTGGCACGGCATGAATTTCCTGATTTGACGGTTGAAAAACGCTCGGCGATCTCGATTGCTCGTCGCTTGCAAGATCCACTTGCAGAGTTGGTTAAAATTGATCCCAAATCAATCGGTGTTGGCCAATACCAGCACGATGTCAATCAGAAAAAATTATCTGAGAGCCTTGATTTCGTAGTGGACACTGTAGTCAATCAGGTCGGTGTCAACATCAATACTGCAAGTCCTGCCCTCCTAGCTCATGTGGCAGGTCTCAACAAGACGATTTCTGAAAATATTGTCAAATACCGTGAAGAAAACGGAGCTTTGACCTCACGAGCTGAATTGAAGAAGGTCCCACGCCTAGGTGACAAGGCCTTTGAGCAGGCAGCTGGTTTCTTACGAATTCCTGAGGCGAGCAATTTCTTGGACAATACAGGAGTGCACCCAGAGTCCTATCCAGCGGTTCAAAAACTCTTTGACTTATTAGATATTGAGCAATTAGATGAAACAGCGCAGGAGAAATTAAAAGCAGTACAGCTAAGAGAAATGGCAGAAGAATTGGGTCTGGGTAAGGAAACTTTGAAGGATATTCTAGCAGACTTACTCAAACCTGGTCGAGATTTGCGGGATGACTTTGCAGCACCTGTATTGCGTCAAGATGTTCTGGATTTTAAAGATTTAGAAATTGGACAGAAGCTAGAAGGTGTGGTTCGCAATGTGGTTGACTTTGGGGCCTTTGTTGATATTGGTATCCATGAAGATGGTTTGATTCATATTTCAAATATGAGTAAGAACTTTATCAAACATCCGAGTCAAGTAGTCTCTGTTGGAGATTTGGTAACGGTTTGGGTCTACAAATTGGATACGGTTCGTGAAAAAGTCAATCTCAGCTTGGTGCCGCCTCATGAATCTCACTGA
- a CDS encoding QueT transporter family protein, translating into MNQTKWTVRDMAHIALVAAIYVVLTVTPPLNAISYGAYQFRLSEMLNFLAFYNRKYLIAVTIGCMISNFIGFGVIDVFVGGGSTLLFVALGIYFFKKYQTEYLFNGIINKAFFYFSIFFSLSMFTIALELYFLASAPFLATWFTTAVGEFASLIVGSLVIDRLAQRIDFTR; encoded by the coding sequence ATGAATCAAACAAAATGGACAGTTCGTGACATGGCACACATTGCCTTGGTTGCGGCGATTTACGTGGTGTTAACAGTAACGCCACCTCTCAATGCGATTTCCTACGGAGCCTATCAGTTCCGTTTGTCGGAAATGTTGAATTTCCTAGCCTTTTATAATCGTAAATATCTCATTGCTGTTACGATTGGCTGTATGATTTCGAATTTTATAGGCTTCGGAGTGATTGATGTTTTTGTCGGTGGAGGCTCGACCCTCCTCTTTGTGGCTCTAGGGATTTATTTCTTTAAAAAATACCAAACAGAGTATCTCTTCAATGGGATAATCAATAAGGCATTTTTCTACTTTTCTATTTTCTTTTCTTTATCTATGTTTACCATTGCTCTTGAATTGTATTTTCTAGCAAGCGCACCTTTCTTAGCAACATGGTTTACAACTGCTGTAGGAGAATTTGCCTCTCTAATTGTTGGTTCTCTGGTCATTGACCGTTTAGCTCAGAGAATTGATTTTACACGATAA
- a CDS encoding GtrA family protein, with the protein MKKYLKAFFENEILSYLFFGVATTLVYILTRTSLFFLIPQTLLIVFIANCVAILFAFITNDQIVFRQEWIGWPARLVKFVSARLTTLLLDLVLAYLLVDAFPQLIGQFVHQDPTRINAIATLISQVLVIVLNYILSKVFVFQNTKKSS; encoded by the coding sequence ATGAAAAAATATCTAAAAGCATTTTTTGAGAATGAAATCCTGTCCTATTTATTTTTTGGAGTAGCCACTACTCTTGTCTATATCCTTACGAGGACCAGTCTTTTCTTCCTAATTCCTCAAACCCTCCTTATTGTCTTTATTGCCAACTGTGTCGCCATTTTATTTGCCTTTATCACAAATGATCAAATCGTCTTTCGACAAGAATGGATAGGCTGGCCAGCACGGCTCGTCAAATTTGTCTCTGCACGCCTTACGACCTTGTTACTCGACCTGGTCTTGGCCTACCTTCTAGTGGATGCATTTCCACAGCTGATTGGTCAATTCGTCCATCAAGATCCTACACGTATCAATGCTATTGCTACCCTCATCTCACAGGTTCTCGTCATTGTCCTGAACTATATCCTAAGTAAAGTATTTGTCTTTCAGAATACGAAAAAAAGCTCCTAA
- a CDS encoding YihY/virulence factor BrkB family protein, which produces MNRKKLWSNCKSFGTSFLSFYQAAEVDLTGVAVAYYLIISIFPILLTLANLLPYLQIDVEHILAFLADFFPEQIYPTAAEMVVSILTKPSSSWLGIAIVTTLWTLSKSMVALQKAVNKAYNVDQHRDFIISRAVGIFLGIGLQAIIIFSMMMLAFGKTLLQLLSTKFHFDPLFNHFLNQSQLVVYIALFLALVMLYFFLPNVRIRKIRYVLPGSLFVLGVMATVGQLFGIYIDSYANRLLDFRLVSSVVILVLMLWFIFLANILIIGAVLNATVQSLQMEEFDPRAGDVLSLFHRIKSFIAKNHKKRDS; this is translated from the coding sequence ATGAACAGAAAGAAGCTCTGGAGCAACTGTAAGTCATTTGGGACCTCCTTTTTGTCCTTTTATCAAGCAGCGGAAGTCGATTTGACAGGAGTGGCCGTTGCCTATTACCTGATTATCTCGATTTTTCCAATTCTGTTGACCTTGGCCAATCTCTTGCCCTATTTACAGATTGATGTCGAACACATTTTAGCTTTTCTAGCAGACTTTTTTCCAGAACAAATTTACCCGACAGCGGCGGAGATGGTTGTGAGTATTCTAACGAAACCTTCCTCGTCTTGGCTAGGAATTGCCATTGTGACGACACTTTGGACCCTTTCAAAAAGCATGGTAGCTCTTCAAAAAGCCGTGAACAAGGCTTATAATGTTGATCAACATCGAGATTTTATTATTAGCCGAGCAGTTGGCATTTTTTTAGGAATTGGTCTTCAAGCGATTATTATTTTTAGTATGATGATGCTAGCGTTTGGTAAGACCTTGTTGCAATTGCTGTCGACCAAATTTCATTTTGACCCTCTGTTCAATCATTTCCTCAATCAGAGTCAGCTAGTTGTTTATATCGCGCTTTTTCTTGCCTTGGTCATGCTCTATTTTTTCCTACCCAATGTTCGGATTCGAAAGATTCGCTATGTCTTACCGGGTTCCCTGTTTGTTCTAGGAGTCATGGCAACGGTTGGACAATTGTTTGGCATTTATATTGATTCCTATGCCAACCGCCTCTTGGATTTTCGCTTAGTATCGTCTGTTGTGATTCTTGTATTGATGCTATGGTTCATTTTTTTGGCTAATATTCTCATTATTGGAGCGGTTTTGAATGCAACGGTTCAGAGTTTGCAGATGGAAGAATTTGATCCTAGAGCAGGAGATGTGCTGTCACTTTTTCATCGCATCAAGTCTTTCATCGCTAAAAATCATAAAAAAAGAGACTCCTAA
- a CDS encoding methionyl aminopeptidase, protein MITIKSQREIEAMKRAGDILASIHIGLRDLIKPGLDLWEVEEYVRRRCKEENVLPLQIGVDGHLMDYPYATCCGINDEVAHAFPRHYKLKEGDLLKVDMVLSEPLDKSIVDVSKLDFDNVALMKSYTEPYAGGLADSCWAYAVGEVSQEVKDLMDVTKECLYRGIEQAVVGNRIGDIGASIQEYAESKGYGVVRDLVGHGVGPTMHEEPMVPHYGRAGRGLRLREGMVLTIEPMINTGTWEIDTDEKTGWAHKTLDGGLSCQYEHQFVITKDGPVILTSQGEERTY, encoded by the coding sequence ATGATTACCATAAAATCACAAAGAGAAATTGAGGCAATGAAACGAGCAGGAGATATTCTAGCAAGTATTCATATTGGCTTGCGTGACCTGATAAAACCAGGTCTTGACCTGTGGGAAGTAGAAGAATATGTCCGCAGACGCTGTAAGGAAGAAAATGTTTTGCCACTTCAAATTGGAGTGGATGGGCATTTGATGGACTACCCTTATGCGACTTGCTGTGGGATAAATGATGAGGTGGCTCATGCTTTCCCACGTCATTACAAGTTAAAAGAAGGCGATTTGCTGAAGGTTGACATGGTTTTGAGTGAACCTTTAGATAAGAGTATCGTCGATGTTTCTAAATTAGACTTTGATAATGTCGCTCTGATGAAAAGCTATACCGAGCCATACGCTGGTGGTTTAGCGGATTCTTGCTGGGCCTATGCAGTAGGAGAAGTCAGCCAAGAAGTTAAAGATTTAATGGATGTGACCAAGGAGTGTCTTTACAGAGGGATTGAGCAGGCAGTGGTCGGTAACCGTATTGGCGATATTGGTGCTTCGATTCAAGAATATGCCGAAAGCAAAGGCTATGGCGTTGTGCGTGACTTGGTCGGTCATGGTGTTGGACCAACTATGCATGAGGAACCAATGGTGCCTCACTACGGTCGTGCAGGGCGAGGACTTCGTTTGCGTGAGGGTATGGTCTTGACGATTGAGCCGATGATTAATACGGGTACCTGGGAAATCGATACCGATGAAAAGACCGGTTGGGCACATAAAACCTTAGATGGTGGCTTGTCTTGCCAATATGAGCACCAGTTTGTCATCACTAAAGACGGTCCAGTCATCTTGACTAGTCAAGGAGAAGAAAGGACGTATTAG